The following DNA comes from Rosa rugosa chromosome 5, drRosRugo1.1, whole genome shotgun sequence.
ATTGGCTTGCAATTTGGCTTCTCAGAAGTTTAACGTGGTTTTAGCTGGCTATCACCGCACTTTTGGTCATAGGCCGGATGGGACTTTTAAGTGTATGATATATGATTCTGAGACGAACAAATGGAGGAAGTTTGTTACTTTCCAGGATGATCAGTTTAGCCATATGAATAAGAACCAGGTTGTGTTTGTGAATGGTGCGCTGCATTGGTTGACGGGTGGTGGTTGTTCTTGTGTCCTTGTGCTTGATTTGGAGTATGATATGTGGAGGAAGATGTCATTGCCTGATGAATTGAACTGTGGAATGGGGAATCGGTTTTACTTGTTGGAGTCGGATGGATGCTTGTCTGTGATACAGATTTCGGATACTTGGATGAAGATTTGGGTTTTGAAAGATTATGTGAGAGAGGAGTGGTGTTTGGTTGATACTGTGAGTCTGAGATGTATTAAAGGACTTGTTCCAGGGATTTTCCCCATATGTCAGACTGGTGAATATGTTCTGTTAGCAACACATAAGCAGATATTGGTGTTTCATCGCAAAAGTCGTGTGTGGAAAGAGATGTACTCTGTGAAGAACAGCTCTACACTCCCATTGTGGTACTCAGCTCATGCATTTCGGAGCACGATTTCTTCTTGCCATTAAGAGATGAACTACTTCTAATGAACTTCTGTACATAACTGTCCTATGTTATTGCTGGTTTGGTTATGAACCTGACTTGTGCTGTATAGAGTTTGACACGGATCTGTtacttcattttgtttttatgaaTATGATGTTAA
Coding sequences within:
- the LOC133709107 gene encoding F-box protein At5g49610, with product MNSQRHGFFPDEVVLQILSRLPVKSLFRSKTVCKLWYRLVSDRYFIQLYNELAVKNSMLLVEVSESSGLKSSLICVDDQKGVCEFDLDFLTDRVKVRASCNGLLCCSSIPDKGVYYVCNPMTREFKLLPKSRERNVTRFYPDGEATLVGLACNLASQKFNVVLAGYHRTFGHRPDGTFKCMIYDSETNKWRKFVTFQDDQFSHMNKNQVVFVNGALHWLTGGGCSCVLVLDLEYDMWRKMSLPDELNCGMGNRFYLLESDGCLSVIQISDTWMKIWVLKDYVREEWCLVDTVSLRCIKGLVPGIFPICQTGEYVLLATHKQILVFHRKSRVWKEMYSVKNSSTLPLWYSAHAFRSTISSCH